A genome region from Sphingobacteriaceae bacterium GW460-11-11-14-LB5 includes the following:
- a CDS encoding rubrerythrin family protein translates to MATSTKAASPQTGGKTATKKTTGNTTGKIEPGEFHEFFIDELKDIYWAEKHLVKALPKMKKAATSPELAAAFEKHTQETQTHIDTLEQVFGLLDEKPAAKKCDAMAGLLEEANGIIEDTDAGTMIRDAGLILAAQKVEHYEIATYGTLKVFAENMDRSDVAELLGQTLENEKATDVALTEIAVSAVNAEAAAE, encoded by the coding sequence ATGGCAACTTCAACAAAAGCAGCAAGCCCTCAAACTGGCGGCAAAACTGCAACAAAAAAAACCACTGGCAATACCACAGGTAAAATTGAACCTGGTGAATTCCACGAATTCTTTATTGACGAGTTAAAGGATATTTATTGGGCTGAAAAACACCTGGTAAAAGCGTTACCTAAAATGAAAAAGGCTGCCACCAGCCCAGAATTGGCTGCAGCCTTTGAAAAACATACCCAGGAAACCCAAACCCACATTGACACATTGGAACAGGTATTCGGATTACTGGATGAGAAACCGGCAGCAAAAAAATGTGATGCCATGGCAGGCTTACTTGAAGAAGCAAACGGCATCATCGAGGATACTGATGCGGGCACAATGATCCGTGACGCAGGCCTGATCCTTGCCGCACAGAAAGTAGAACACTATGAAATTGCTACCTACGGAACCTTAAAAGTATTCGCTGAAAACATGGATCGTTCAGATGTAGCTGAACTTTTAGGACAAACCTTAGAGAATGAGAAAGCAACAGACGTAGCGCTCACCGAAATTGCGGTAAGTGCAGTAAACGCTGAGGCAGCGGCTGAGTAA
- a CDS encoding DNA-binding response regulator, protein MKLYILEDEVRIMQHILQIVKKISYLEIVGFTDRVSTALVEIPSLVPDIILADIRLKDGDSFQLFDEIGMKDFQVVFLTAYDQYAIQALNLGAFGYLLKPIDEISLSAVINKCYHHQEQERFSQQQLAIAKAHYLAQGLGATRRIALKTFEYIEIIAIDDIVVCKSDKGYTTFHLIDGKEILVSKGLKEYENLLTPFGFLRCHQSYMVNFKYVKKFYREGYLLMQNNEQVLVSSRKKEEVVKYLENIA, encoded by the coding sequence ATGAAGTTATATATCCTTGAAGATGAAGTGCGAATTATGCAGCATATTTTGCAGATTGTAAAGAAAATCAGTTATCTTGAAATTGTAGGTTTCACCGATAGGGTATCGACGGCTTTGGTGGAAATCCCCAGCCTGGTACCCGATATTATTCTTGCAGATATCCGGCTGAAAGATGGCGACAGCTTTCAGCTTTTCGATGAAATTGGAATGAAGGACTTTCAGGTTGTTTTTCTAACGGCTTATGATCAGTATGCCATTCAGGCCTTGAATTTAGGTGCTTTTGGTTACCTGTTGAAACCAATAGATGAAATTTCTTTAAGCGCAGTTATTAATAAATGTTATCATCATCAGGAACAGGAACGGTTTAGTCAACAGCAATTGGCCATCGCTAAAGCCCATTACCTTGCGCAAGGATTAGGTGCAACCAGACGCATTGCGCTAAAAACTTTTGAATACATCGAAATTATTGCGATAGACGATATAGTGGTTTGTAAGAGTGATAAAGGATATACCACTTTCCATTTAATTGATGGGAAAGAGATTCTTGTTTCTAAAGGCTTAAAGGAATACGAAAATTTACTTACGCCATTCGGGTTTTTAAGATGTCATCAATCTTATATGGTAAATTTCAAATACGTTAAAAAGTTTTACCGGGAGGGTTACCTGCTGATGCAAAATAATGAGCAGGTATTGGTTTCGAGTAGGAAAAAGGAAGAAGTTGTGAAATATTTGGAGAATATTGCCTAG
- a CDS encoding histidine kinase, with protein sequence MRSRLTIYVHLLFCGILVCSACKNKEGRAKLQHQSSQGASVAKDSLAAILALDTLSNEAFKSAVYQENNLIKAKHDPVSSYLHYFKARKYLLERRPDSALLEFKQMKGKTPDDAVELLKTYSILSLSFGDGLLVESSVMEKIISAMKIAERVHSPVTYRFYDLLAKAYFQNNNEKESLKYSVLYYENHPYKTHAVVQQRYYDICFLLAARLNDDQKMKFYNGKAHELAVKVGDSLAIARSYNNESQIYARQHQNEKAVEFSRLYFNYLKKHNNLNDIAYNNLATAFIRNKQADSAIKYYLEGIEREKKNQFKKQNGRYYQGLKEAYQHKGDFVRAMEAADSAYTIELRNYQAIEAVKIADLQEKYETEKKDQSIQKLNELNKSNEAAIKQQRWTLVLLTLVFLAIFLFFYFIYRQQRLKEKNRLLQSENQRLNIEQKLLQTQLNPHFIFNAIANLQSLITSGHVDEPVCYLNSFSSLLRGVLEQNRKDFIELGEELNTLTNYIRLQQMRYEGEFDYQIIVDEDLNPQRVLIPPMLIQPFVENAIEHGLRLISHKGMLKISFSKVNRMLLIKVDDNGSGIVNHHTEKQNKQSLAQIILRERLALLFSSRGERAEFTVNDKIEGQGVIAEITIPLIEE encoded by the coding sequence ATGAGGAGTAGATTAACCATATATGTTCATCTTCTGTTTTGTGGGATCCTGGTATGCAGTGCGTGCAAAAATAAAGAGGGAAGGGCTAAATTACAGCATCAGAGCAGCCAGGGGGCAAGTGTAGCGAAGGATTCTTTGGCTGCGATCTTGGCCTTGGATACCTTATCTAACGAGGCCTTCAAAAGCGCAGTTTATCAGGAGAACAATCTCATTAAAGCTAAACACGATCCTGTTAGTTCCTATCTTCACTATTTTAAAGCAAGAAAATATCTGCTGGAAAGGAGACCAGACAGTGCCCTGCTTGAATTTAAGCAGATGAAAGGCAAAACGCCTGATGATGCGGTAGAACTTTTGAAAACTTATAGCATCCTAAGTCTGAGTTTCGGAGATGGATTACTCGTCGAATCAAGCGTAATGGAGAAAATAATTTCTGCCATGAAGATTGCGGAACGGGTTCACAGCCCTGTCACTTACCGTTTTTACGATTTGCTGGCCAAGGCATATTTTCAAAATAACAATGAGAAAGAATCGCTCAAATACTCGGTGCTCTATTATGAAAATCATCCATACAAAACGCATGCGGTTGTTCAACAACGGTATTATGATATTTGTTTTCTGCTGGCAGCCAGACTAAATGACGATCAAAAGATGAAATTTTATAATGGTAAGGCTCACGAACTGGCTGTTAAAGTTGGCGACAGTCTTGCTATAGCCCGTTCTTACAATAACGAATCTCAGATTTATGCCAGACAGCATCAGAATGAAAAAGCGGTGGAATTTAGTAGGTTATATTTCAATTACCTCAAAAAACACAACAACCTGAACGACATCGCTTACAACAATTTGGCGACGGCTTTTATCCGGAATAAGCAGGCCGATTCGGCTATCAAATATTATCTGGAAGGTATTGAACGCGAAAAGAAGAATCAGTTTAAGAAACAAAACGGACGATATTACCAGGGGCTTAAAGAGGCTTATCAACACAAGGGAGATTTTGTACGTGCTATGGAGGCCGCAGATTCTGCTTATACTATAGAACTCAGGAATTATCAGGCGATTGAAGCAGTTAAAATTGCTGATCTGCAGGAGAAATACGAAACAGAGAAAAAGGATCAAAGCATTCAGAAACTGAATGAGCTTAACAAGTCAAATGAGGCCGCTATAAAGCAGCAGCGTTGGACACTTGTTTTACTTACCTTGGTTTTTCTGGCTATTTTTCTATTCTTTTATTTTATTTACCGTCAACAACGTTTAAAAGAGAAAAACAGATTGCTGCAATCTGAGAACCAAAGGTTAAACATCGAACAAAAGTTATTGCAAACCCAGTTAAATCCACATTTTATATTCAATGCAATTGCCAACCTGCAGAGTTTAATCACCTCAGGTCATGTGGATGAACCGGTTTGTTATCTCAATTCATTTTCGAGTTTACTGCGTGGCGTTTTAGAACAAAACCGAAAGGATTTTATTGAGCTTGGTGAAGAATTAAATACCTTGACCAACTATATCCGGCTTCAGCAAATGCGGTATGAAGGTGAATTTGATTACCAGATAATTGTAGATGAAGATTTAAACCCTCAACGGGTACTTATCCCGCCAATGCTGATACAACCTTTTGTCGAAAACGCCATAGAACACGGTTTAAGACTGATCAGCCATAAAGGCATGTTAAAGATCTCATTTAGTAAGGTTAACAGGATGTTATTGATTAAGGTAGATGACAACGGCAGCGGAATTGTGAATCATCATACAGAAAAACAAAATAAGCAATCCCTGGCCCAGATTATCCTGAGAGAGCGTTTGGCATTGCTTTTTTCATCACGTGGTGAACGTGCTGAATTTACGGTTAATGATAAAATAGAAGGGCAGGGCGTAATTGCCGAAATCACGATACCTTTAATTGAAGAATAG
- a CDS encoding HlyD family secretion protein codes for METKKDLLDDIELRSESVQDVLAEPPHWMVRWGNVIVFCAILMILMMSYVIRYPEFVPATIIVTSHHPPERLQARTDSKVEKIFIKDHQKVRKNEVLMVLQSTADYKNMLELKKIVDATSSARLFSFPLQKTSGFNLGELQGDYNAFAKAFQDEKLFTKLRPYTPEHIAADQNIVEYRGRIISLKQQKDLERARLELTTKNYQRAQKLFGLKVISAIEFENERIKFLQAQQGLENINISISQAEEGISNFNKTKSSAIINTEKDKIGFASQTLQLFEQLRKSLKQWEQDYLLVSSTDGMASFQQFWGENQFVKKGDAILSILPDNNKKLIGKMLVSATNSGKIHPGAKVLIKLENYPFQEYGIVEGRVQNISLTPDAEGNYYVDVMLPKGLKTSHHESLIFDKELKGKAEIVTHDLRLIERVFYQFRKLLRYQID; via the coding sequence TTGGAAACTAAAAAAGACCTGCTAGACGATATAGAACTGCGCTCAGAAAGTGTTCAGGACGTATTGGCTGAACCTCCTCACTGGATGGTCCGTTGGGGAAATGTGATCGTATTTTGCGCAATTTTGATGATCTTGATGATGAGTTATGTGATCAGATATCCTGAATTTGTACCCGCTACCATTATTGTAACCTCACACCATCCACCAGAGCGGCTTCAGGCAAGAACGGATTCTAAAGTTGAAAAAATATTCATCAAAGATCACCAGAAGGTGCGCAAAAATGAGGTATTAATGGTTTTACAATCTACAGCCGATTATAAAAACATGCTTGAATTAAAGAAAATTGTGGATGCTACATCATCAGCCCGACTATTTTCATTTCCGCTTCAAAAAACCTCAGGTTTTAATTTAGGAGAATTACAAGGCGACTACAATGCTTTTGCAAAAGCATTTCAGGATGAAAAATTGTTTACAAAACTCCGCCCGTACACGCCCGAGCATATCGCTGCTGACCAAAATATAGTCGAATACAGAGGAAGAATTATATCGTTAAAGCAACAAAAAGATTTGGAACGGGCAAGGCTCGAGCTCACGACAAAAAATTATCAGCGCGCACAAAAACTCTTCGGTCTGAAGGTTATTTCGGCCATAGAATTCGAGAACGAAAGAATTAAATTTTTACAGGCGCAACAAGGTTTGGAAAATATCAATATTTCCATATCTCAGGCAGAAGAAGGTATCTCAAATTTTAATAAAACAAAGAGTAGTGCTATCATAAACACCGAAAAAGACAAAATCGGTTTTGCTTCTCAAACGCTGCAACTGTTTGAACAATTAAGAAAGTCATTAAAACAATGGGAACAGGATTATCTCCTTGTTTCTTCAACAGACGGCATGGCCAGTTTTCAGCAGTTTTGGGGAGAAAATCAGTTTGTGAAAAAGGGGGATGCGATTTTATCTATTTTGCCCGACAATAACAAAAAGCTGATCGGGAAGATGTTGGTTTCAGCCACTAATTCAGGGAAGATCCATCCAGGAGCCAAAGTGCTGATCAAATTAGAAAATTATCCTTTTCAGGAATATGGTATTGTAGAAGGAAGGGTGCAAAACATATCTTTGACCCCTGATGCCGAAGGAAATTATTATGTAGATGTTATGCTCCCTAAAGGATTGAAAACTTCCCATCATGAAAGTTTGATTTTTGACAAGGAGCTAAAAGGTAAAGCAGAAATCGTAACACATGATTTAAGGTTGATTGAAAGGGTGTTTTATCAGTTCAGAAAACTTTTAAGGTATCAGATCGATTAG
- a CDS encoding ABC transporter ATP-binding protein, whose protein sequence is MKSFPFYKQPDSKDCGPTCLRIIAKFYKKSIPLQQIRTLSETTREGSGLFGLSNAAENLGFRTLGVKIDFNTLLAEAPLPCMVHWNKNHYVVVYKIDSAQNVYVSDPSYGLIKYSRAEFIKSWIGENADERTEEGIALILETTPAFYKSEFDAEEKKASFSFLSKYLLKYKSLILQLIIGLLAGSILSLIFPFLTQSIVDVGIQNQDINFIYLVLLAQLMLFLGKMGIEIIRSWIMLHLSARINISIISDFFIKLMKLPISFFDTRMTGDIMQRINDHHRIEQLLTNSSLNTLFSMVNLVIFSVVLLIYDYRLFIVYLIGAILYVGWISFFLKKRKELDYKKFSQTAREQSKVIELINGMQEIKLHNAEKQKRWDWEFLQVKLFKVQIKSLSLEQWQSVGGGFINQIKDILVSFLAAKLVLSGNLTLGMMLSVQYIIGQLNAPLLQLIDFIRQAQDARISLERLGEIHDKEDEEHTTEQYATEIPEQNIELSNLSFRYTGSESFVFQNLNLTIPFQKTTAIVGASGSGKTTLLKLLTKFYEPSSGEIKIGNTSMKNISPRFWRHHCGVVMQESYVFDDTIANNIGIGEDVIDKEKLRRAINIANIKEFIESLPLSYNTKIGNEGLGVSGGQKQRLFIARAVYKSPDYIFFDEATSALDANNEKIIIENLEQFFKGKTAIVIAHRLSTVKHADKIIVLDKGMVVEEGNHNELVSKRGEYYRLIKNQLELGN, encoded by the coding sequence ATGAAGTCGTTCCCATTTTATAAACAACCCGACAGTAAAGATTGCGGTCCTACTTGCCTGCGGATTATTGCTAAATTCTATAAGAAAAGCATCCCTTTACAGCAGATTAGAACGCTTTCGGAGACAACCAGAGAAGGAAGTGGTTTGTTTGGTCTCAGTAATGCTGCCGAAAATTTGGGCTTTAGGACCCTGGGTGTTAAAATAGATTTTAATACGCTGCTTGCAGAAGCGCCTTTGCCCTGCATGGTGCACTGGAATAAAAACCACTATGTAGTGGTTTACAAAATCGACAGCGCACAAAACGTTTATGTATCAGATCCCAGTTACGGCTTAATTAAATATAGCAGGGCCGAATTTATAAAAAGCTGGATCGGTGAAAATGCGGATGAACGTACCGAGGAAGGCATTGCGCTTATTTTGGAGACTACCCCAGCATTTTATAAAAGTGAATTTGATGCCGAAGAAAAGAAAGCAAGTTTTTCTTTTTTATCCAAATATCTGCTCAAGTATAAGTCACTGATTCTCCAGCTCATTATTGGTTTATTGGCAGGAAGTATATTGTCGCTGATTTTTCCTTTTTTAACCCAAAGTATTGTTGATGTAGGCATCCAGAATCAGGATATTAATTTTATATACCTGGTCTTACTTGCCCAGCTTATGCTTTTTCTGGGTAAAATGGGTATAGAAATTATCAGGAGCTGGATCATGTTACATCTCTCTGCACGCATCAATATCTCCATCATCTCAGATTTTTTCATTAAGCTCATGAAGTTACCCATCAGCTTTTTCGATACCCGGATGACAGGTGATATTATGCAAAGAATTAACGATCACCACAGGATAGAGCAATTGCTAACCAATTCATCGCTCAACACCCTGTTCTCGATGGTCAACCTTGTCATTTTCAGTGTTGTTCTGTTGATTTACGATTACCGCTTGTTTATCGTGTACTTAATTGGTGCAATTTTATATGTCGGCTGGATCAGCTTTTTCCTTAAAAAGAGAAAGGAATTAGACTATAAAAAGTTCTCTCAAACTGCACGCGAACAAAGTAAGGTCATCGAACTCATCAATGGTATGCAGGAAATAAAACTGCACAATGCAGAGAAGCAAAAAAGATGGGATTGGGAATTTCTACAGGTCAAATTATTCAAAGTGCAGATAAAATCGCTTTCTTTAGAACAATGGCAATCTGTTGGCGGTGGTTTTATCAACCAGATCAAAGATATTTTGGTCAGCTTTCTGGCTGCAAAACTGGTATTAAGTGGAAACCTGACCCTGGGGATGATGCTTTCTGTACAATATATTATTGGTCAGCTCAATGCGCCATTGCTGCAATTGATTGATTTCATCAGGCAGGCCCAGGATGCCAGAATATCGTTGGAACGCTTGGGAGAGATTCATGACAAGGAAGATGAGGAGCATACCACTGAGCAATATGCTACAGAAATACCCGAACAAAATATTGAGTTAAGTAACCTCTCTTTCAGGTATACCGGTTCAGAATCCTTTGTATTCCAAAATCTAAACCTCACTATTCCATTCCAAAAAACAACCGCAATTGTTGGTGCTAGTGGGAGTGGAAAAACGACGCTGCTAAAATTATTGACCAAGTTTTATGAACCAAGTTCAGGTGAGATTAAAATAGGAAATACCAGCATGAAAAACATTTCGCCCAGGTTTTGGCGTCACCATTGTGGTGTTGTGATGCAGGAAAGTTATGTGTTTGATGATACCATTGCCAATAACATTGGTATTGGTGAGGATGTTATCGATAAAGAAAAACTACGCAGGGCCATTAATATTGCGAATATTAAGGAGTTTATAGAAAGTTTACCCTTGAGCTACAATACCAAAATTGGTAATGAAGGTTTAGGTGTAAGCGGAGGTCAAAAACAACGGCTTTTTATTGCAAGGGCAGTTTATAAATCACCAGACTACATCTTTTTTGATGAGGCTACAAGTGCATTAGATGCCAATAACGAGAAAATCATCATCGAAAACCTGGAGCAGTTTTTCAAAGGAAAGACCGCAATTGTTATTGCGCACAGATTATCTACCGTAAAACATGCCGATAAAATTATCGTATTGGATAAAGGAATGGTCGTGGAAGAAGGCAATCATAACGAACTGGTCTCTAAAAGGGGGGAGTATTACCGATTAATCAAAAATCAACTGGAACTTGGAAACTAA
- a CDS encoding grasp-with-spasm system ATP-grasp peptide maturase, which yields MILIFSVNDDYSTSRVINWLIHMKKAFIRLNENSDVEIISLTTDDFTLKIDGKRVHSAQITKIWYRRGGLYLSKDFSSALIKEYLSSEIASLVQYFYYVLDKKPAINNFRTRDINKLHLMDLCKKYAIAAPAFLVTSCKNTLLNFYHQEKQLISKPLTAPFSMVDSDDFAHLSYTAEITLADINDLPEQFVPTFFQKNIIKTYEIRAFYLNGDFYAMAIFSQNNKNTNVDFRNYDYGKPNRLTPYQFPRSYERKIQKLLDAIGLNCASFDVVYAMEDQQYYFLDLNPIGQFGMVSNPCNYHLEKEIASTL from the coding sequence ATGATATTAATTTTCTCGGTCAACGATGATTATTCAACCAGTAGGGTAATCAACTGGTTAATACACATGAAAAAGGCATTCATCCGGCTGAATGAAAATTCTGATGTAGAAATTATTTCGCTTACCACAGATGATTTTACCCTTAAAATTGACGGTAAAAGGGTGCATAGTGCGCAAATAACAAAAATATGGTACCGTAGGGGTGGGCTTTACCTGAGCAAAGACTTCAGCAGTGCACTGATCAAAGAATATCTGTCAAGTGAAATTGCCAGCCTGGTGCAGTACTTTTATTATGTGCTGGATAAAAAACCGGCTATAAACAATTTCAGGACCCGGGACATCAACAAACTTCATTTGATGGATCTATGCAAAAAATATGCTATTGCAGCACCAGCTTTTCTGGTTACCAGTTGTAAAAATACGTTATTAAATTTCTATCATCAGGAAAAACAACTGATCTCTAAACCCTTAACTGCGCCATTCAGCATGGTTGATTCGGATGATTTTGCTCATTTATCCTATACCGCAGAAATCACTTTAGCAGACATCAACGATCTGCCTGAGCAATTTGTCCCTACATTTTTCCAGAAAAATATTATTAAAACTTACGAGATCAGGGCTTTCTATCTAAATGGTGATTTTTACGCGATGGCTATTTTTTCCCAGAACAATAAAAATACCAATGTAGATTTTAGAAACTATGATTACGGGAAACCGAACCGGTTGACTCCCTATCAGTTTCCCCGATCTTATGAGCGTAAAATACAAAAATTATTGGACGCGATCGGACTCAACTGTGCTTCCTTTGATGTGGTTTATGCCATGGAAGATCAGCAATACTATTTTTTAGATCTCAACCCTATAGGTCAGTTTGGAATGGTTTCTAATCCCTGCAATTATCATCTGGAAAAGGAGATTGCCTCAACGCTATAA
- a CDS encoding response regulator, which yields MDHAKTVLIFDDDPDLLNIFNFLFEEDGWQVHSFQNCDHVVEMAVKHRPLLILMDNWIPSIGGIKATQLLKSNEELKNIPVIYVSANNDVKALSEKAGADGFIAKPFDLDELLKLASALVNKS from the coding sequence ATGGATCATGCTAAAACCGTGCTTATCTTCGATGATGACCCCGACCTTTTGAATATTTTCAACTTCCTTTTTGAGGAAGACGGCTGGCAGGTACACAGTTTCCAGAACTGCGACCATGTAGTTGAGATGGCAGTAAAGCATCGGCCGCTGCTGATCCTGATGGACAATTGGATCCCATCTATTGGCGGGATTAAGGCCACTCAGCTCTTAAAGTCTAACGAAGAATTGAAAAACATCCCTGTGATCTACGTCTCGGCCAACAACGATGTGAAGGCGCTTTCGGAAAAAGCTGGAGCAGATGGATTTATTGCAAAGCCCTTTGATCTTGACGAGCTTTTGAAACTTGCCAGCGCGCTGGTAAACAAAAGTTAA
- a CDS encoding 2-polyprenyl-6-methoxyphenol hydroxylase — METLKEHKLLQNKKIAIVGGGPGGLTLARLLQLKGADVKVYERDHSQSARIQGAIVDLHFESGLKVMEAAGLMEEFKSNYIPGADKFRVLDPKGNILLDEESSAANFGDENFRPEIGRGALRDILIGALLPGTVVWDSHFLNMHQVKDKWELHFRNGSSATADMIIGSDGYRSQIRPYLTDVKACYSGAMIIQGEIEQPEKECPEIYELVDQANLMIMGAGATIIAQPRGDGGLTFYAASMYPENWVSTSGIDFNKPEVVRAYLITHFADWNPVFFTLFEACNHFVSRPLNYFPLEQRWETKSNLTLIGDAAHLMPPNGEGVNLAMLDALDLCECLTSFEYKDINDAISAYENIMFERSASISQETIDGIKDFAAPTDESVQEFVKMLTPDRS, encoded by the coding sequence ATGGAAACTTTAAAAGAACATAAATTATTACAAAATAAAAAAATTGCCATTGTTGGTGGTGGGCCTGGGGGCTTAACGCTCGCAAGGCTTTTACAGCTTAAAGGTGCGGATGTTAAAGTATATGAACGAGATCATAGTCAGTCGGCACGTATACAAGGGGCAATTGTTGACCTTCATTTTGAATCCGGCCTAAAGGTGATGGAAGCAGCTGGATTAATGGAGGAATTTAAATCAAATTATATACCGGGCGCTGATAAATTCAGAGTGCTTGATCCAAAAGGAAATATACTTTTGGATGAGGAAAGTTCAGCGGCAAATTTTGGCGACGAAAACTTCAGGCCAGAGATTGGCCGTGGTGCACTTAGGGATATTCTAATAGGGGCGCTGCTACCGGGAACAGTTGTTTGGGATAGTCATTTTTTAAATATGCATCAGGTTAAAGATAAATGGGAACTACATTTCAGGAACGGAAGCTCCGCCACCGCAGACATGATTATAGGCTCGGATGGTTACCGATCACAGATCCGTCCTTATCTAACTGATGTAAAAGCATGCTACTCCGGAGCGATGATTATTCAGGGCGAAATAGAACAACCCGAAAAAGAATGCCCGGAAATTTACGAATTAGTTGATCAGGCTAATTTGATGATTATGGGAGCAGGAGCAACAATTATTGCCCAGCCACGCGGTGATGGCGGATTAACCTTTTACGCAGCATCAATGTATCCGGAAAATTGGGTGAGCACCAGCGGTATTGATTTTAATAAGCCTGAAGTGGTGCGCGCCTATCTAATTACTCATTTTGCAGACTGGAACCCTGTTTTTTTTACGCTATTTGAGGCTTGTAATCATTTTGTTTCAAGGCCACTGAATTACTTTCCTTTAGAACAGCGGTGGGAGACAAAAAGTAACCTTACACTTATTGGTGATGCAGCACACTTGATGCCCCCTAATGGTGAGGGCGTTAATTTAGCTATGCTCGATGCTTTAGATCTTTGCGAATGTTTGACAAGTTTTGAATATAAGGATATAAATGATGCCATTTCAGCGTACGAAAACATCATGTTTGAGCGATCAGCCAGCATTAGCCAGGAGACAATTGACGGGATTAAAGATTTCGCTGCTCCTACTGATGAATCGGTACAGGAATTTGTAAAAATGCTTACACCGGATAGAAGTTGA
- a CDS encoding AraC family transcriptional regulator, translating to MNKKSLQIPVNALPHGTFGGIMIMREFFDGPPNFEDVERSHRDGGYTFIIQEEGCTVIEIDFQTYNIQAPSIIYIQPDQVHRLITFEHALVSTMIITEENLHPQYLSLLQNFYPVKPLTVDLATLVILSQTAVLCLGLAEKKAYKLYNAILQESCNTLVALVTSLYLARSEETDHLNRYEVINKSFKVALGDYYKKIKTPSEYAKRLNISTSYLNECVKATTGKSVSAHIQQRIVLEAKRLLFHSLLSIKEIAVELGYDDYSYFIRLFVKLAGCTPTVFRERNRE from the coding sequence GTGAATAAAAAAAGCCTACAAATACCTGTCAATGCACTTCCTCATGGAACCTTCGGTGGAATAATGATCATGCGAGAATTCTTCGACGGCCCGCCCAACTTTGAGGATGTGGAACGGTCGCACCGTGACGGTGGTTATACTTTTATTATTCAGGAAGAAGGTTGCACAGTAATAGAAATTGACTTTCAAACCTACAATATCCAGGCGCCTTCCATCATTTATATTCAACCAGACCAGGTACACCGGCTCATCACATTTGAACATGCTTTGGTCAGCACCATGATTATTACTGAAGAAAATCTCCATCCGCAATATTTAAGCTTGCTACAAAATTTTTATCCAGTTAAACCTTTAACAGTTGATCTTGCAACATTAGTTATTCTTTCGCAAACTGCTGTTTTGTGCCTGGGACTTGCAGAAAAAAAAGCGTATAAACTGTACAACGCTATTTTGCAGGAAAGTTGTAATACATTGGTTGCATTGGTTACCTCTCTCTATCTGGCAAGGTCTGAAGAAACAGACCATCTTAACCGTTACGAAGTTATTAATAAGTCATTTAAAGTGGCATTGGGAGATTATTATAAAAAGATTAAAACGCCATCGGAGTATGCAAAACGCCTGAATATATCTACTTCTTATCTGAATGAGTGTGTTAAAGCCACAACAGGGAAATCTGTTTCTGCTCATATTCAGCAACGTATTGTACTGGAAGCTAAACGCTTACTTTTTCATTCTCTTCTTTCTATAAAGGAGATTGCTGTGGAATTGGGATATGATGATTATTCATATTTCATAAGGCTGTTTGTCAAGTTAGCAGGTTGCACACCTACAGTATTTCGTGAAAGAAACCGCGAATAG